One Triticum dicoccoides isolate Atlit2015 ecotype Zavitan chromosome 5B, WEW_v2.0, whole genome shotgun sequence genomic window carries:
- the LOC119309185 gene encoding probable trehalose-phosphate phosphatase 7: protein MAQTTVVVPEVGMTAATPTACPCPGSLFPYPPPRAGMAVSRKCLRAAQAELGAGMLSGLVESMRASSPTHARAAAALAAGVDDEHAAWMAKHPSALGKFEEIVAASKGKQIVMFLDYDGTLSPIVDDPDAAFMSETMRMAVRSVAKHFPTAIVSGRCRDKVFEFVKLAELYYAGSHGMDIKGPAKSSKSKAKGVLFQPASEFLPMIEEVHQRLIEETKHVAGAKVENNKFCVSVHFRCVDEKSWGALAETVKGVMREYPKLRMSQGRMVFEVRPTIKWDKGKALEFLLESLGFADCPNVLPVYIGDDRTDEDAFKVLRRRGQGVGILVSKHPKDTSASFSLQEPAEVMEFLLRLVEWKQLSRARLRLRRQADA from the exons ATGGCGCAGACgactgtggtggtgccggaggtggGCATGACGGCTGCCACGCCCACTGCGTGCCCCTGCCCTGGGTCGCTGTTCCCGTACCCGCCGCCGCGTGCCGGGATGGCCGTGAGCCGCAAGTGCCTGCGGGCGGCGCAGGCGGAGCTTGGCGCGGGGATGCTCAGTGGCCTGGTCGAGTCCATGCGGGCGTCCTCCCCCACGCACGCcagggccgccgccgccctcgccgccggcgtCGACGACGAGCACGCCGCCTGGATGGCAAAGCACCCGTCCGCCCTGGGAAAGTTCGAGGAGATCGTGGCCGCGTCCAAGGGGAAGCAGATCGTCATGTTCCTGGACTACGACGGCACGCTGTCCCCCATCGTCGATGACCCCGACGCCGCCTTCATGAGCGAGACG ATGCGGATGGCAGTGCGCAGCGTGGCCAAGCACTTCCCGACGGCGATCGTGAGCGGTCGGTGCCGCGACAAG GTGTTTGAGTTCGTGAAGCTGGCGGAGCTCTACTACGCCGGCAGCCACGGCATGGACATCAAGGGCCCAGCCAAATCCTCAAAGTCCAAG GCCAAAGGAGTTCTCTTCCAACCAGCAAGCGAGTTCCTGCCCATGATAGAAGAG gtgCATCAACGGCTGATAGAGGAGACGAAGCACGTAGCCGGGGCCAAGGTGGAGAACAACAAGTTCTGCGTGTCCGTCCACTTCAGATGCGTCGACGAAAAG AGCTGGGGCGCGCTGGCGGAGACGGTGAAGGGCGTGATGCGGGAGTACCCGAAGCTGCGCATGTCGCAGGGGCGGATGGTGTTCGAGGTGCGGCCCACCATCAAGTGGGACAAGGGCAAGGCCCTCGAGTTCCTGCTCGAGTCGCTGGGCTTCGCCGACTGCCCCAACGTGCTGCCCGTCTACATCGGCGACGACCGCACCGACGAGGACGCCTTCAAGGTGCTGCGCCGGAGGGGCCAGGGCGTCGGGATCCTCGTCTCCAAGCACCCCAAGGACACCAGCGCCTCCTTCTCGCTGCAGGAGCCGGCCGAGGTCATGGAGTTCCTGCTCCGCCTCGTCGAGTGGAAGCAGCTCTCCAGGGCGCGCCTCAGGCTGCGGCGTCAGGCCGACGCCTGA